The DNA segment ttttttttgtttgctttgaataCTCAGACTGTCGCAGTCTTCTTTATTATCTGTTCCCAGCTCACCTTTGTGATATTTTTCTTGCGTACCACTAACATCCTCTGTTACCAGTATCCATCTACTGAAAGAAAGTACCCTTACCTACATACAGACTACTTTTCTTATGTGTTACTGTCCTTTTAATATAGTACATCTGTACACCTGCTAAAATAGTAGCTTTGGAGGTTGTAAATGTGCTGTCACTGTCAAAGATAATTTGCTGTCAATGTATAAGGACATATTGTCTAATGATTTCTCATTTACAGCACTGTAGTCTCTCCCTGCGATCTTAACACTAAACTCTCCTCTTGTACAGGGGTAGTAGCGCCAGCGGCCCTAGGGAGATGGTCCTGGATGATACTTGTGCGACCCACAGTGTGTCTCTGCTGCCTCATCGCCTTCAACAGGCAAATTTGACTAACaatcatgaaatgaaaatgagctTTGACTAACAACTCTCATGAtaagcaaaacaagaaacaggCCTCACACGGTCGTTGTTAAACTTCTCAAATAAGTGTAAACactaatgaaatgcaaatactgTAGCGCTGAAGTAAGCAGCCCTCATTTAAATGAAGTTAGACCAGAGGCTTCTGGGTGAGGCAGCATTGCTTTTATAGTGATAGTACCCTGAGTAGTCACCTTGTCCCTCTTTTAACTGCCATCTTCTTGCTACTAAAGCTGCATTTGTTCACTTTGAGCTTGTTGATAACACTCTGTTTATGTCCTTAATAGAATAGCTCTCTGGAACTTCTCCATCTTTTTCAGTCTgattctttttccagttttcaaacAATTTGGCAATGaactttccctttcccctcccttcagCTGACCTTCAGCTACTTTCCACTGTGCCACGGATATTTTGCTCTCAGAGATGCAGTCACCCCCAAAATCTCTTTCCCCTTTGGCACTTGTGCTGTTCAGGAGACCTGACCCTTCTGAGGAGgttatttgaatttttaaagtcCATTACCTTGTACCAGCTCCAAGGGAGCAATTTCACCTCTGCATGAGTCTGTAATCAGaacaggctgctgctctccGTCCTCACTAGGCAGATGAGCTAAACTTGATGGCCTTATTCTGTCTATTCAGACAGTTGGATCTCGGCTTCGTAAAACAGTTGAGCTGATGAACAGAGCACGCAGAAAAATGACGTTCCCTGAACTCTAAATGCTTGATCATGACATTGTGTATGCCAGGTGTGATCATTCACCTGCAACTCATGCTCAGGTCCTGGGAGCTCAGTTCTTCAGTCTGGGAGTTTTTAAGAAATCAGATTATTGCTTCAGGCAATTGTAAGACAATTTAAGTACTCATTTTTTCTCCAGGATAAAGTTGCTGCCAACCTCTTTGCTGTGGCCAACTCCCCAGAGATGTGTGAAAGCAGTGTGAGTTTCATCAGCATGCTGACTCAGCAGTTCCTGTTTCCACAGCTGAAGCAGACCACAGCGGGTAGGGACAGCGGGGCAAAAGAGTCTGTGTAACACAGGACCCGCAAAGTGCATAaacactgtgctgctgttggagaAAGGAAGCACATTACCTCCctgaaaagtttgttttctggtaTGGCAGCATGGAAGATGTTGCCTTTAAAGTCACCAATAGTTTAGCAcatcagaaatgcttttaactTTGGATGCTTTTAGAAGGTTGCTGTGCTTGGATCCAGTTGCAAGGCGTCTCGTTTTCATATGTTTACTAGTGGTAGATGAAGTCTAGCACAGCCTCCAGGCATGATCCTGGGTGCAaattccctctctctctctttcttttcctgaaaaactgaaattagtACAGTCTCCCAAGATTCTCTCAGATGAATGTTGCACAGATGCTGACTTCTAACAATGCTCTGGAATACCTTCTCCCTTTCTGGAAATCAGATCCAAACTGCAGAGGGTGTAACCACGCACTGCTTTGCAAAAGATTCTCTAAAGCAACCATACTTCAGCCCCTTGATAAAGTATCTAAGACTGGCAGAGCTATGGAAAACAGCCTACCTGCAAGCAAACTTTTCCACACGCATTGCAAGAGCCCTGCTGAGTTCTGTTGGCGATAGGTGGGTTATCTACAACAAGGGCAGGACAACTTCACTTGTTACCATGTGACAGCCCAGACTGACCAGCGGGCAACTCCAAAGGAGTTTGTAGGCTACCGCAGCACAGTGATCATGGGTCACTTGGTGGATTCCCCATAAAGGGAGAACTCTTTCCTAGCAAGGGCTGTCACCATTTCCCATCATCCCAGCACACATCTCCCATCACAGCATGTCTTCCCAACTTCTAACAGCCAAGCAGATCTGTATCAGTGTTTGCTATTTATTCCATATGGAGCCTGGAATAAATACATCACATGGTATTCCCCCAGTACGGAGGCAAGCGGAAGCTGTTTCCCTCTACGTGACTTTTCAGCTAACCGATGACCCAAATGCAGTATGCCGTGCTTAGGAACCTCATGTGGATTTGTGACCCTCTTTAGGGAGCTTTAAGTCTGTAAAGACAGTAAACACAGGGTACCTGCAGTTTTTCCATTTGTGAGCTCCATAATTTTTGCTTGCAAGCTAATCTATGTTGTGTGCATGGGTCAGAAGTGggtagagagagaaaaaaaattgtccctGTTTTTGTGTCCATCTTCTACTGCTCCAAGCATGCAAtgacacagaaacagagaaatgacCTACATAAAAGCCTGGCAAGGTTTGAAACCTCACACTGAAGGCAAATCGGCAATGCCATTGCTCTTAGGACAGCGTGTCTCACCATAATGCTGTGTCTTAACATGAAAGTTAAGTTGTAGCAGGTTAGCTCAAGACTGAGTAACCTTGCTGGGACATGTTGCTACAAGTGAATCAAGGATACATTTAAGTTCTTCAGGACACCTGTCCCTAAccttcatatattttaaatgacagTGTTATGTAGCTGCTGGGCTGGACTGTATTCATGCACCGAGTaaacaaaaaacattcaaatacCTCCAGCTTGTGAAATTCTACAGAGACAAAAGCGTGTGGGATCCATGTGTTGGCTCAAACGGGCACTTGGGGCACGGCTCTCGCCCTCCACACTTTGCTCCTACCTGCCTAAGCTACTCTATTAGTGATGCTTTGGGCATTTTCTCATTCAAGACCTCAGTGCTGGACCCAAAAACATTAACATAAGTTTCTAGAAAACTTAGACAAgctgagagggaaaaggaagcagagtCTATTGCTTGTCTGGCAAGGCAATCTCTGCGTGAGCTAATTGAGGTAAGAAGCACAAATGCCTTTTGGGGCATCATGTGGAGAGGGGTAATTGACCTTCCCACACCTCGGCATACTGCAAAccttaaaagggaaaaagcaagtACCTCTTTCCCACTGTTTAATTACGTTTGTACTCTACCGCGTgtgtctgcctgctgccttgcCATTCCCCAAGCTCCACTACCCCTCCCCTGCCGGCTGCTATCGAGGCCATGGGAGGCAGGTAGGGAAAACGACGAGAGCTTTGCGGACAAGCAGGGCTCCGGGAGCTGGGGTGCGAGGGGACCCTGCTGCATGGCCTGTGGGGGCTGCGGCCGCCCCAGAAGGCCGAGGCAAGGGCCCAGCAGGCGCAGTGAGCACCCGGCACCTCCCTGCGGCCGAGAGGCTGcggacagcagggctggctgcacgGGCAACGGGCACTGCCGGGCGACCCGTGGGGTTTCGGCGGGGTGAATCCCTGGAAGCGCTGCCAACATTGGCAGCTCAGGCGGTTCAGGTGGTAGCACTCGGGGACCTGAAGCCCCTTCCCTGTAACGCAGTTATCCCGCTAACTCCAACTGGGTTTAGCTGCCAGCGCACACCCGGGACAGAAGGGCCGCAGgtcggggcggggggcacggcCCTCACCCGCACCCCCCGGCCGCCTGGGAAGGATCACCCGGCGGAAAAGCCCCGCTCGGGCCGAGCCAAGCCTGCCAGCCGGGGGCaacggcggcggggcgggcgaACGCCCACCGGGAcccccccgggccgcccgccccccgcgctgCGGGCCCGGGGCATGtgcggcggcgcgggcggcgggggagcggcgCCCCAgagccgcgccgcgccgctTCCTGCCGCTATAAATAGCCGCCCGGCCCAACATGTCCCGGCCGCCGCAGCGGCTGGAGCGCCGGGGGGAGCTGCCGTCCCCTCCCGCCGCGTAGCCCGCCCGGAGCGCGGTAAGGGGGCGCGGGGCTCCAgcgcccggggggggggggatggggcgCGGACTGGGCTTCGCGGCCCGctcagggcggggggggggggtgcggggcgggcagggccccGGCGGCCGCGCTGGGGCGGCTCggcacccccggccccgcgggcgaGCGCCCTGCCGGCACGGGtcgggcgggcggcggggcggcggcagcccccgccccgggagCCGTCTCGCTTCGcgcctctcttctctttctgtcttttcttccagaCGCTCTGTCCCGGGCTGGGACGcgctcctcctgcctgccgaAGCCGCGCTGGCGGGGCCGGGAtccccctccctgcttccccctcGCTTTCGCTGGGGCCGGGTGTGTGCCCGGGACGGAGGACGGCGCTGGCCTCCGGACGCCGCCGCCGGTCCCTCTTGGCAGCTCCGACCGTGCCTCTCCCGCGCCTCCGAGGAGGTGGCTGATGGCACCCGTGCCCGTCGCTGCTGCGGCTGTGACACCCCGGCCGGCGTGGCAGGGCGGGGAGGGCCGCGCTGGGGCCGTGGCACACGCCGCCGCCCACGCGTGTGGCA comes from the Falco peregrinus isolate bFalPer1 chromosome 8, bFalPer1.pri, whole genome shotgun sequence genome and includes:
- the LOC129784991 gene encoding skin secretory protein xP2-like gives rise to the protein MCGGAGGGGAAPQSRAAPLPAAINSRPAQHVPAAAAAGAPGGAAVPSRRVARPERDALSRAGTRSSCLPKPRWRGRDPPPCFPLAFAGAGCVPGTEDGAGLRTPPPVPLGSSDRASPAPPRRWLMAPVPVAAAAVTPRPAWQGGEGRAGAVAHAAAHACGTREGCPCGHLLTQVSVSHPSSLSCFYLQQMLR